The region TATTGGTTTCTTTTTCCTGATAAGGAGAAAACCCAAGGTCGGGGTGAGTTGGCCCCCAAATGGATATCACTGGGATTGATGAAAGCGCCGCGAGGTGCATATTTGCAGAATCCATACTAATCATTAATGTTAGCTTTTTAATCAGTTCCAATTCGTCTTCCAATTCCAGACTATCGGTAACATTTACAATAGCAGGAAAAGACTTTTGTATTTCAAGGATGGAGCTCTTTTCATTCCCTGTTGCTCCAAATAAATAAATATTCGAATCCAGGTTTTTTGAGATCAACTCTATTAGTTCGATAGTTTTTGAGATGCCCCATTCTTTTAATTGGTGCTTTGCAAATGGTGCAATTCCGATGTTAAGGGTTTTGGATGACGAAGAATCGATAATGTTTTTAATATTTCCTTCGCCACGTACATTAGCTATTATCCAAGGGCCTTGAGCTATTGATGTATTTAAATTTAATCCTTCAAAAGGCTTAATATATCGTTCTATTGTATGCGGTAATTTTGTATTACGTGTCCTTCCAATAAATTCTTTTTTCTCTTTTCGGCCTTTAGCGAAGCTTTTAAATTTTAATCCATTTAGTTTAAAAACAAACTTAATTACTCGCGATCGAAGACTCAAATGGAGGTCTATTCCTAAATCAAATTTGCTAGCATTAACAGTTTCCATGGCTAATCGCATTAGACCAGTAATCCCCTTATGTTTTCCTTTAAGGTCAGCTGGAATAATTTGGAGTCGGTCTATGTTATTAAAAATAGGAGAGAATGCTTTATTGGTAATGAGGGTGATCTTCAAATCACTATTGTTGGCCAATAAACTTGAAAGTACAGGTGTTAAAAGAGCAACATCACCAAAGGAAGAGAATCTAATAACCAGTATGTTCATCTACTTTTCTTTTGCGTAAAGAGATGGATTTAAACTAGGATCATTATACATTTTAACCTGTCGATATACCTTCATGTATTTAGATCCATCATTTATATCTTTTATTAGGTCGTCAAAACAAGTTGAAAGATCGTCGAGTTGTTCGGAGATTATAGAAAGTTTATTTGTACAATTTTTAATGTGCTCTTCATCTACATCAGTCCTATCTACTTGCTCCTGCATGTGGAATTTTTTAAGCGATAAAATGGAAAGCTTATCGATGATCCAAGCGGGACTTTCAGAATTTAATCGAGCATCTTGATTAGCTACTCTATCTTTGAAAAAATGAATAAACCAATCGTCAATTTTTTCAACTTGATTAACTCTTCCTTGGTTAGAGGCATCGATCTCGCGTTTAATTTTCACCACATCGTTGGCTTCGATTTTCGGGTCTCTTATTACATCCTCTAAATGCCATTGAACGGTATCTATCCAGCATTTTGCATAACATAGGTCTTCGAACGAATATTCTTGGAAGGGATTGTTTATTGGAGTAGACAAATTGTCTTCCACATGGTAGTCGTTAATACACTGTCGAAATATGATGTTACAATCTTTAGCTTTCATTGAGTTTACTTGTTTTGAGAATGCAAATTTAGGACAAATTGTGAGGATTGTCTTAGCTTTACTTTCATGGCCATAATAGACACGCATACCCACTTGTTTTCGGATCAATTTGATGCAGATCGAGATCAGGTTATTCAGAATGCTCTTTCAAAAGGTGTTGAACGTATGTATCTTCCAAATATTGACTTAGAGACAGTCAAGGCTCTGAATTTAATGCTCACAGAGTACCCAGATAACTGCTTTGGGATGATGGGTTTACATCCATGTAGTGTTAAGGATGACTATGAAAATGTTTTGTTTCGGCTTCGGAAAGAATTTGAAGCGACTAAGTATTATGCTGTAGGGGAAATAGGAATTGATCTATTTTGGGATAAATCTACTCTTGGTATCCAGCAAGAAGCATTAAAAATCCAAATTGGATGGGCGAAGGAATTAAACCTTCCTATCGTACTTCATTGCAGAGATTCATTCAATGAAGTTTTGAGTATTGTAGAAAACCTTCATGAAGAGAAGTTAACTGGGGTCTTTCATTGTTTTACGGGAACTGTTGAGGAAGCAAGGAGGGTAACGGATTTAGGCTTCAAATTGGGAATAGGAGGAGTTGCTACTTTTAAAAATGGAGGACTTGATAAAGTGATTCCTGAAATTGATTTGAAGCATATTGTTGTAGAAACCGACTCCCCTTATTTAGCTCCGGTTCCTTATAGAGGTAAGAGAAATGAAAGTGCATATATTACAGAAGTGGTAGAGAAGCTGGCTACCTTTTATAGGAAACCATTTAAAGAAATAGAAGAGGCGACAACACTTAACGCACTCGAAATATTTCATAAAAGACTTTACCACAAACCATTAGTTTAATTTCTCGTAGAAAGTATAGTACTTCTGTTTTACTAACCAACAAGACAGCTATGGATTATAATTTTAGAGACGATGAGTTTTGGAAAACCATACCTATATGGAAAGATGTAACTCGCGAAGAATTTGGTGACCATAAATGGCAGTTGAAAAATTCAGTCACCAAAGTTTCTAAAATAGAAGCGATGTTCGAAGGGACATTACCCTCCGAACTTATTGCCGATATCGAAGATGGGCAGGTGCGAACTCCTATGAATGTTAGGATTACCCCTTATATTTTCGCCTTGATAGATTGGAACAATCCCTATGAAGACCCTCTATTAAAACAGTTTCTTCCCTTGGGTTCTCAGTTTTTACCCAACCATCCATATCACGAAAATGATTCGTTGCATGAAGACATCGATTCGCCAGTTCCACTAATTACACATCGTTATCCTGATAAAGTATTGTTTTTACCAACAACTGTTTGTCCGGTCTACTGCTCGTATTGCACAAGGAGTAGATTGGTCGGGGGATCAACGGAAAGCAAGGAGAAAGATACTTACGGTGCTAATGTGAGTAACTGGGAGCCAGCTTTTGAATATTTGAGAACCAACAAAGAGATAGAAGATGTGGTGATTTCAGGAGGCGATGCATTTATGATTAAAGCCAGTTTGCTTAAAATTCTCTGCGAAACATTATTAGATATCCCCAACATTCGAAGAATTAGAATTGCGACAAAAGGACTAGCAATTTTTCCACAGAAAATATTGTCAGATAATGAGTGGGTTGAAACTGTAGGCGAGATTCATCAAAAGGCAATCTCAATGAATAAACAGGCGGTTATCCATACACACTTTTCTAGTCCAAATGAGATAACAATGTGGAGCCATTTGGCTATGAATAGATTGCACAGTATGGGTATTGTTGTTCGGAATCAAACTGTGCTGCAGGAAGGAGTGAACAATTCTTTTGAAACCATGCACAAGCTGATTAAGCAAATGTCGTATATCAATATTCAACCATATTATATCTATCAACACGATATGGTTCCAGGTTGTGAGCATTTCAGAACAACACTAGGTAAGGCTAGAAGATTGGAAGCTCAGATTAGAGGTACAACCGCAGGATATAATATGCCACTGGTTATTTGTGATTTACCAGGTGGAGGTGGCAAACGACCGATCAATAGTTTTGAACTTTACGATGAAGAGATTGGGATATCAGCTTGGAGAGCTCCACAGATTAAAGAGGGTAAGGTGTTTTATTATTTTGATCCAATAAATAAGCTAAAGCCAGAAATTCAAGCAAAATGGGTGGATTCTGAACAGCGGGAATTAATGATAAAAAATTTTGAAGAGAGGGTAGAGAAAGCTATTGTTGCTAAAGATGATTATGAAAAAGAGCATTTGGCATCTTAACAGGCTCAGTACTATCGTCTTATTGATTCATATTATAATTATATAATTGTCAAATGTTTTCTGAGCGACTGTATTCGATTGATTTTGCCTTGATTCTATCTTAAAACTATATTTTTTTTAGTAATTTGTCACCCCTTTTGGGGGTTTAGCTAATAGAGAAGCTCTCATTTAGGAGAGGTGGCCGAGTGGCTTAAGGCGCACGCTTGGAAAGCGTGTATACTCCAAAAGGGTATCGAGGGTTCGAATCCCTCTCTCTCCGCGTTGGAGTAAAATAAATATGGAATTAAAAAGTTATCTAAATAATAATTAATCAGACAAACTATGAATTACGCTGTAATCATGAACATCATTAAAAAAGCTTTATTGATGAACAAAAGAACTTTTATCTTCTCTACTATGCTCGCAATGCTGGTTGTAGGAGTTCAATTAAATACTTTCGCACAGGATGAGGTGGTAGAAGATACTTCAGCTGCTAATGCAGTAAGTGATTCTACTGTTGCTGACTCTGCTGTTGTAGAAGCTCCAGTTGAAGAAATAAAAGAAGAAGTTGTTGCAGAGACAGAAGTGGCAGAAGTTGAAAAAACTGTTCATCAAGTAATCAAACAGAAATTTATTGAAGGTGGACCTGAATTTATGGGTATCGTTCTTTTATGTCTGATTTTAGGATTAGCTCTGTGTATAGAGAGAATAATCTACTTAAATATGGCTACTACGAACAACGAAAAACTTTTAAATGAAATTGAAGGTGCTCTTGGATCAGGTGGTGTAGATGCAGCAAAAGAAGTTTGTAGAAATACAAAAGGTCCTGTTGCAAGTATCTTTTATCAGGGATTAGATAGATCAGGAAAAGGAATTGAAACGGTTGAGAAGTCTGTAGTACAATACGGTGGTGTTCAAATGGGATTATTAGAGAAAGGTCTTTCTTGGATCTCTTTATTTATCGCTCTTGCACCGATGCTTGGTTTCATGGGAACTGTAATTGGTATGATCGATGCATTTGACTCTATCCAAGCGGCAGGTGATATCTCACCTTCTTTGGTTGCTGAGGGTATTAAGGTAGCATTGATTACTACGGTATTTGGATTGATCGTGGCAATTATCCTTCAAGTGTTTTATAATTATATCGTCTCTAAAGTGGATGATTTAGTTAACGCTATGGAGGATTCTTCAATTTCTTTTGTTGACATCCTTATTAAAAGTGGGAAAGTCAACTAATATTAATAGTAAAGATTAATACGATGGAAAAAATTATTACTACTTCACTTTACGCTATGATGGGTATTTCCGCATTGTTATCTATTCTACAGATAATGGGATTTACTGGAGAAGCAATGGTGATTTCATGGTGCTATTTACTTGTAGTGATAGCTGCTGTTGCGTCAATAGCTTTTCCGATGATTAGGATGGTAAGTGATTTTCAAAGCGCTAAGAATAGCTTAATGGGAGTTGGAGTTCTATTTGTAGTATTTGGACTTGCATATGCATTAGCGAGTTCTGAAATATTGCCTTCATTTGAGAACTATGTTAAGGATGCTGGAAAGGTTAAGATGATCGGTGGATCAATTATAGCGTTCTATATTTTAGCGGTTGGAGCAATAGGATCTGTGATCTATTCGGAAGTTTCTTCAATGCTTAAATAGGACCTTAGTTAGAAAAGATAATATGGGACGAAGAGAATTACCAGAAATTAATGCCGGATCCATGGCGGATATCGCATTTTTGCTGCTTATATTTTTCTTAGTAACTACTACTATGGATACGGATACAGGGCTTAATAGAAGGCTACCACCTCCTTTAGATCCTGAGCAGCCACCACCACCACCGATTAAAGACAGAAATGTTTTCGTGGTATTGATTAATGCTAATGATCAATTGTTGGTAGAAGGGCAACCGATGGATATATCTGATTTAAGAGAAGAGGCGAAAGAGTTTATTGCAAATCCATCAAGAAAAGAAGAATTACCAGCATTTAAACAAGTTGATATTCCACTCCTAGGATCACGGCAAGTGTCAAAACAGGTTATATCCTTACAGAACGATAGACGGACTTCTTACGCAATGTATATTGGAGTTCAGAATGAACTTGCTGCGGCGTATAATGAGTTGAGAGAAGAATTATGTCAGACTGAATTCGGCGATTCTTATCAGTTGTTAGTTAAGAATAAAAAAGTAGGGGACAACAGAGCTAAGATTAAAGCGATTAGAAAAGCGATTCCACAAAGAATTTCTGAGGCAGAACCTAATAAATAAGCAGAGTTAGAAATGGCACAGTTTAAAAAACGAAAAAAAGGTACTCCAGGCATATCCACAGCATCTTTACCGGATATTGTATTTATGCTTTTATTTTTCTTTATGGTTACTACTGTAATGCGGGAAGTAACTCTACAAGTAGAGTTGAAGAAGCCGAGTGCTACAGAAATTGCAAAGCTGGAAAGGAAATCGTTAGTGAGTTACATTTATGTTGGCCCTCCTATTAAGTCTTTGAGAGAACAGTTAGGATCGGAGCCAAGAATGCAGCTTAATGATGCTTTTGCAGAGGTAGGCGAAATTTATGAGTTTGTTCAAACAGAGAGAGATAAAATAGAGGAAGCAGAAAAGAGATTTCAAACTTTTTCTTTGAAAGTTGATTCCGATACCAAAATGGGAATCATCTCTGATATCAAAATGGAATTAAGAGAAGCCCAAGCTTTAAAAATCAACTATTCGACCAGGAAAGGGGAAATAGGGGAATAGGTTTTTCTAGATATAGTATTATTAAGAGCGCTCACTGAGCGCTCTTTTTTTGTTTTTCTAGTTGATAGATACCATAAATGATAATGGCGGAAAACAGAATGCTTATAATGGCATACTGACCGAAGTTTACATCTTCACCAATCTTGTCAATTTCGCTTTCTATTATTTTATTCTCTGTTAAGAAGACAAAGAGCACTCCCATGAAGTTGTTTAGAAAGTGAGCCGCAATAGGAAGCCAAAGTGACTTGCTCCAAAAGAATAGATATCCAAGTAATGCACCTAAGAAGAATCTTGGTAGAAAACTGAAAAACTGAAAATGCCAGGCACTAAATATAAATGCGGTAAGCCATATAGCCCAGTGTTTGTTTTTGAACCATTTTGAAAATACATTTTGCATACTGCCTCGAAAGAATAATTCCTCACCTATTGCTGGTACAAGTGCTATTAAGAAAATGTTTACAAGCAGATCACTAACTCCTTCACCTCCCAATATGGCAATAATCATTTCATTAGCCGACTTCTCCATGTTTCGGAGCGCTTCCTCAAGTGGAATTAAAATGTCTGGAAGATGCATGCTTTCGTTAATTGCACCAGTCCAATTGATAAAGGGAAGAAGTATTAAGACTAATAGGACTATCAATGGAAAACTTCCGAGATTGGGTAAGGTGTTTAAACGTAAAAATGTAAGGCGATTGGAAACAGTTAGAAAAGTAAATAGCAAAGCCGGTACAATGAACATCCCAAGTTGTTGTGAAAAAATAAAGAAACGCAGACTGCCAATCTGGTTTATATTATTGGAGGCGATTAGCGCTTCGTTAAATGAGATGCCTTGAAATATGGATATGATCCCTACGGAAACTCCAATGAGTACGATTGCGCAAAATACGGCTAGTAAAATCAAGAGGATAATCTTGGTTCCATAATCATATTCTTTAAATATTGCTTTCAATGCAGTGTTGCCTATTATGGTTAACTTTGTACAGTACTACTGTAGCGCGAATGGTAAAGATAGGAAATATTGAGATTGGGGAATTCCCCTTATTGCTTGCTCCAATGGAGGACGTGAGTGATCCCCCATTTAGATCTTTGTGCAAGAAGCATGGAGCAGATTTGATGTATACCGAATTTATCTCATCCGAAGGCCTTATTAGAGATGCGCAAAAAAGTGTTCAAAAGCTGGATATTTATGATGAAGAACGTCCAATCGGTATTCAAATTTTTGGTGGAGAAATAGAATCCATGATTCAAGCTGCGCGAATTGCAGAAGAGGCTGGGCCAGAATTCATAGATATTAATTATGGTTGTCCGGTTAAGAAAGTAACATGTAAAGGAGCTGGATCTGGGATCTTACAAGATATTCCCAAGATGGTTAAAATGACTGAAGCGATCGTGAAGTCATGTAATTTACCCGTAACAGTTAAAACAAGGCTTGGGTGGGACGATAGCACTAAGTATATTGTTGAGGTTGCGGAGCGATTACAAGACATCGGAATCGCTGCTATATCCGTTCATGGGAGAACAAGAAAGCAGATGTATAAAGGAGATGCGGATTGGTCTTTAATTGGTGATATCAAAAACAACAGCAGGATGCATATTCCTGTTTTCGGTAATGGAGATGTGAATACTCCAGAAAGAGCGGTTGAGGTAAAAGCTAAATACGGTGTAGATGGTATTATGATAGGTAGAGCTAGTATCGGTTATCCTTGGTTTTTTAACGAGGTAAAGCATTTTATGGAAACAGGTAATCATCTTGCGAAGCCAACCTTACAGGATAGAGTGGATGTGTGTAGAGAGCACTTGGAGAAATCGGTTAAATGGAAAGGCGAAATAGTAGGAATTGTTGAAATGAGAAGACATTATTCTAATTATTTCAGAGGGATTCCAAACTTCAAGCCGATACGAATGCAGTTGGTATCAAACACGAATTACAAAGAGCTATTAGATATTTTGAATGACGTAACTAATCAGTACGAGTTACCTGAAATTGTTTAGCATAGAAAGAGTATTTCCTTTCTCAATTTTTCGTTGAAACTGGCTCATTGCAAATTTCGTTGCTAAAAATCCTATTCCTACCACGGTAATCATAACAACCAAGAAATCAGTTAATCTGAGCTCCACTGGAAACTCGGCAAGCAAAAATTCGGTTCCTGTTCCGAGTTGAAGAAGTCCGAATTGTTCTTGCGCAAGTACAATTAATGCTCCTAGTATTAAGCCAGAAAAAGCACCGATAAACGAGATAAGGAGTCCGTTATACATAAATATTTTCCGAACTACACTTGTGTCTGCCCCCATGCCGAGTAAAACAGCTACGTCATTTTCTTTCTCCACCATAAGCATGGTTAACGAACCAACCACATTAAAAATGGCGATTATCAAAATGAATGTGATGATGAAAAAGGCCATAAGCTTTTCGGTTTTCTGTGTCTTATAAAACAAATCATTCTGTTCATACCTATTTTTAACAGAGAAATCAGACCCTATAATTTCTTTGATATTCTGTTGAATTATATCTCCATCCATAGATGGATCTAAACCTAGTTCAACTCCGGTAATTTTGTTTCTCTTATTGAGAAGCTTCTGCGCAAATCGTTTAGAGACTAAGACATATTTCATATCTAATTCGGCGCTAATTTGAAATATGCCTATTGGGGTTATTTGCTTTGAAGAAAAGGCATTCATGAGATTTGTGGAAGATGCTTTCCCTGTTTTGGGAACATAGATGCGCAGAGGAGTACCATAGTTAGTGATATTAACGCCAAGGTTAAAAGCGATTCCTTGACCAAGAATTGCAAAGTTTTTATTCTTATTCTCAAGTACAAACTTGCCCTCATACAAATGGGATTCTATATCTGAAATATTCTTGTAATCTTCATCAACACCCTTTAACATAGCCGGAAATTGATTTTTATCATACTTAAGGAGTACAAACTCTTCTACAACTTCTGTGTAGTTTAATACACCTTCTAGGTTCTTTATTTTATCAGATGGGAATTCTTTGCTGTTAAAGGATTTGCCTTCAACAAGGGCGATGGAAATGTCTGGATGGAACGAATTGTACAAAGACTCCATGAATCCTTCCAAACCATTAAAAACGGATAACACGATAATAAGAGAAAGGGTCCCTACAGAAACTCCGAGTATAGAGATACCGGTTATAATATTTATTACGTTAAAAGATTTTTTGGAGAAAAGATATCGTCGGGCTATAAATAGAGGAAGATTCAAATCTAATCGGTTAGAGTTTAATCATCTTTAAGAAGTCTATCAATGTTTGCAGCATATTCGAACGAATCATCTACATAGAAAATTAATTCTGGTACTCTTCGCATTTGGTTTCTAGTAGCTGTGGCCACAAAGTGTCTAATTTTAGGCTTTAACCCGTTTAGCATTTCTATCGTTTCTTTTGAATCTTGATTGCCTAACAAACTCAAATAAATTTTTGCCACAGAAAGGTCAGTACTAATTCGAACATTAGTTACCGTAATAAACCTGCCGCCAAATAGATCTCGACAATGTTTATTGAAGATAAGACCAAGTTCTTTGTGTATAAGCCTAGAGACTTTATTTTGCTTTAACGACGCCATGCGGCAAAGGTATTAAATATGCAACAGATTAATACGTTCAAGATGGACTCACTATATTTGCATTGATGAAAAGCTTTTTAAAAGTAATAGCATATCTAAAGCCGTATACCGGATTAGCAGGGTTGAATATTCTTTTCAATGTTCTGTTTACGGTATTCTCGTTATTCTCATTGGTTATTCTTATTCCATTCCTTGATACAATTTTTGATACAGGGGCGACGATAGAAAGCCATTTATCCGCAGTACGTCCAGCTTTTGAGCTGACAAAAGATGCATTACTGGGTAATCTTAATTATTTCATTGGTCAAATAATAGGCGATGTGGATAAATCAACACAGTTATTTAGGTTGTGCATTATTATCGTAAGTATTTTTCTTTTGAAGAACATGTGTAGATATTTTGCCATGTTCTTTTTAGCACCTATCCGGAACAATGTGATTAGAGATTTAAGGTCGGACATATATAATAAGATATTGATATTGCCTTTATCCTATTATAGTAACGAAAGACAAGGAGACTTGCTTTCGCGTATGACGATTGATGTACAAGAAGTAGAACATGGTGTTGTAAGTACCTTGGAAGTTCTTTTTCGAGATGTGCTTACAATCATGGTATCTCTAACCGTTATGATAATGTTTAGTGCTGAGCTAACGATGTTCGTTTTTTTTGTGCTTCCAATAAGTGGAGTGCTAATTTCTTTTCTTGCAAAGAGTTTAAGGCGAACAGCCAATAAGGGTCAGAAAGAGATGGGAAATCTAATGTCGATTTTTCAAGAATCGGTAGCTGGATTAAGGATTATTAAGGCTTTTGTTGCTGGAGATTTTAGTAGAGCAAAGTTTGGAAGTTCTAACGACCAGTATGCTCAATTTATGACTAAGGCTTTACGTAAAAAAGATTTCTCTTCTCCACTTACTGAGTTCTTGGGCATAGGTACTCTATCTGTTGTGCTTTGGTATGGTGGAGGAATTGTTCTTAAAGGTGGAGACGATGTATTAAGAGCGTCGGAATTTATTGCATATATCGCCATATTCTCACAAATTATTCCTCCTGCGAAAACACTTACAGGGGCTTTCTTTAGGATAGTGAAAGGCATGTCGTCTTTAGATAGGATAAACGAAATTTTGGATATTGAAATTAAGATTGATGAGAATAAAGAGGGGGTTTCCATCAAAGAGTTTAATTCAAAAATAGAGTACAATAACATCAGCTTTGCTTACGATAAAGAAACCGTATTGGAAGATGTTAGTTTCGAAATTAGCAAAGGGAAAACGATTGCTTTGGTTGGTCCTTCTGGCGGAGGTAAGTCTACTCTTGCCGATTTATTACCTAGGTTTCATGATGTTCAAAGTGGGGAGATTAAAGTTGATGGCGTTGCTCTACAAGATTATAGTTTGAAAGATTTACGACGTCTAATTGGAGTGGTAACACAAGAGTCTATTCTATTCAACGATTCTATTTTTAACAATATCGCCTTTGGAATAAACAACCCGAATAAGGAAAAAGTTATTGAAGCAGCCAAGATTGCCAATGCACACGATTTCATTATGGAGATGGAAGATGGCTATAATTCCAATATTGGAGATAGAGGTAATAAGTTATCAGGCGGACAAAGACAACGAATGAGTATAGCCAGAGCGATAATGAAGAATCCTCCGATTCTTGTATTAGATGAGGCTACTTCGGCATTAGATTCCGAATCAGAGAAGTTGGTTCAGGATGCGTTACATAAATTGATGAAGAACCGAACATCGTTAGTTATAGCGCATAGGTTATCTACAATTCAGAATGCAGATGAAATACTTGTTATTAAGGATGGCAATGTAGAAGAAAGAGGTTCTCACGACGATCTCTTGAAAAACGAAGGGCATTATAAGAAAATGTTTGATTTACAAACATTCGAATAATTTAGAATTAACCGATTTCCTGGTGTATTATAAGTACACAGTCAAATTTAGAATAGTTAAATTTGTTAAAATCAGCGTTTTATGTCAAGCAAGTTATCTCTCTTAGTAGTATTCTTTTTAAATTCTATCCTTGTTTTCGGTGAGGTAGAATTTAATTACTTCTCTCCAGTTTCAAATGCAAGTTTTGTTTCAAGTGAGACCTCCATCATTCTTAGAATAAGTGAGCGATTAGATGTATCCACATTGGATAACAACAGTATCCAGGTAGTTGGNAGTGAAAGCGGGACGCATGATTTAACTATAGAGCTAATCCAAAATGGACACACTGTGATTGCTAAGTTGGATGTGGCATTGCTGCCATGTGAAACGGTGAGTTTAAGTACTACAGATCAAATATTAACGACAGAAGGAGAATCTGTAAAACCCATTGGGCATTGGTTTACTGTTTCATGTAGATCAGATGAGTTTGATGCTCTTCACGGCCTTGTTGATGAAGAAGAGGACGAGATAGAGTCTGCTGGAATATTAAAATCGTTGGTAGTGCCTGCCAACTTTCCTAAAGTTAAAGTGAATGTAAATACCAACCCGGCGCCAGGTTATGTTTTCGTTACATCTACTAATGCAAATGGGAAATACCTTATGATTTTAAACAATGATGGATCTCCACATTATTATGAAGAAACAATCGGCTTTAATGCGAGTGATTTTAAAAAATTAACGGCATCTAAATTTGGTTATGCCAAAGGATCAGAAGATAAATATTACATACTTGACTTGCAATATGCAATAGTAGATGAGTTTATGGCTGGTAATGGATATGCAATGGATATTCATGAATTTGAAATAATGCCGAATGGAAATGCATTGATTCTTATTTACGATGATCAAATCGTGGATATGAGCGCTATTGTTACAGGAGGGCAAGCTAATGCAACAGTAAAAGGGATTGTTATACAAGAGATAGATTCACTCACAAAAAATGTAGTTTGGGAATGGAAAAGCTGGGATCACTTCGCTATAACAGATAATGATGAAGATGATTTAACCATGAATCAGGTAAACCCATTTCATACAAATTCTATCGAATATAATAATGGAAATGTTTATCTGTCGTCGAAAAGATTAGATGAGATAACAAAGATTGATCACGCTACAGGAAATATTTTGTGGAGAATGGGTGGTGGTCAAATGAATCAGTTTACACTTATTGGAGATACGGCTTGGTTTTGCGATAATCACGATGCACGTGTATTGCCAAATGGGAACATTACAATTTTCGATAACGGAACTTGTCATGAATTATCTTTTGCAAAGGAATATGAGATTGATGAAAATGCTATGACCGCAACGTTAGTTTGGAGTTATGCTCATCCGGAGGGAATGTATTCAGGCAATAGAGGAAATGCGCAACGTCTTTCCAATGGTAATACCTTAATTTCTTGGGGAGGTGGTGGTACAATAGCAGATGATGCTGCTAACGTTAGTGAAGTTGAAAGTGATGGCACATTGGTGTATGAAATGGTAATTGATAGCGTAGATGATAATGTTTCATACAGAGCCTTTAGATTCGAATGGAATGGCCTAGGCTTACCTACAAGCAACAAAGAGCAAGTGATGTTGCCTATGAAAGTTATTGTGTATCCTAGTCCGGGAGATGGGGTCTTTTATATAAAAGTAACCGACGATGAGAATGCCAATGTAGAAACGACAGTATTCGATGAATTGGGTAGAATGGTGGCAACTGTTAAAGTAAAAGGGATGTATGGAGAAGTGGATCTAACTGGACATTCACCCGGAATATACTTTTTTCAAACAAGCACCAAAAGCGGAATGGTAGTTAACAGAGTTGTCTTAACTGACTAATATA is a window of Flavobacteriales bacterium DNA encoding:
- a CDS encoding aryl-sulfate sulfotransferase, which produces MSSKLSLLVVFFLNSILVFGEVEFNYFSPVSNASFVSSETSIILRISERLDVSTLDNNSIQVVGSESGTHDLTIELIQNGHTVIAKLDVALLPCETVSLSTTDQILTTEGESVKPIGHWFTVSCRSDEFDALHGLVDEEEDEIESAGILKSLVVPANFPKVKVNVNTNPAPGYVFVTSTNANGKYLMILNNDGSPHYYEETIGFNASDFKKLTASKFGYAKGSEDKYYILDLQYAIVDEFMAGNGYAMDIHEFEIMPNGNALILIYDDQIVDMSAIVTGGQANATVKGIVIQEIDSLTKNVVWEWKSWDHFAITDNDEDDLTMNQVNPFHTNSIEYNNGNVYLSSKRLDEITKIDHATGNILWRMGGGQMNQFTLIGDTAWFCDNHDARVLPNGNITIFDNGTCHELSFAKEYEIDENAMTATLVWSYAHPEGMYSGNRGNAQRLSNGNTLISWGGGGTIADDAANVSEVESDGTLVYEMVIDSVDDNVSYRAFRFEWNGLGLPTSNKEQVMLPMKVIVYPSPGDGVFYIKVTDDENANVETTVFDELGRMVATVKVKGMYGEVDLTGHSPGIYFFQTSTKSGMVVNRVVLTD